The DNA sequence CGGACAGGGTGAACACCGGCCGGCCGGGGATGCGTTTCGCAATCACCTCCGACATCGTGCGCCCGGAGCCGCGGTCGAGCCCCTTTGCCAGGTTGATGAACAGGTGTCCGGGACGGACGAGGGGGCGGAACCTGTCCGCGATCTCGGCCACGGCGAACGACGGGACCGCAAGCACGATCGCATCCGCATCCGCCGTTCGGGGAAGCTCGGAGGTGACCTCCAGGTTCTCGCGGGGGAGGGAGACTCCGGGGAGGTAGGGCTTGTTCTCGCGCTCCCGGGCGAGCACCCGCGCCTTCTCCGGATCGCGTGCCCACAGGGTCACGGAATGTCCGCTTAACGCAAGAAGCCGGGCGAACGCCGTTCCCCAGCCCCCTGCGCCGAGGACGGAGAACCGCATCACTGATTTCCGAGCGCGATCGGCATCCTCTCCCCGGCGTGGGCTTCGATCCATGCGGTAGCCACCTCGATCGGGTCCTCGTCCTCTGCAAGGGTGATGTCCGGCTCAATCCCAACTCCCTGCACCGCGCGCCCGCTTGGGGTGTGATATTCACCGGTCGTTATCTTCAATGCCGACCCGTCGGGGAAGTTGATCATCCGTTGGATCACTCCCTTTCCGAACGTCTTCTCCCCGATCAGGATCCCCATCTCGTGGTCGCGGATCGCTCCGGCGGTGATCTCGGCGGCGCTCGCCGTCCCCCCGTTCACCAGCACGGCGAGCGGCAGGTTGGGAATCGTGTTCCCGGTCGACCAGTACGACTCGTCCCCGGATACCCGGTCCTTCACCGTGAGGATGATCCCCTTGTCCACGAACCGGCTCGAAACCGAGATCGCCGATCTCAGGAGCCCGCCCGGATTGTTGCGCAGGTCGAGGATGATCCCGTCCATATGATCCAGATCGAAGCCGAGCAATGCCTTGTCCAGCTCCAACGCGACGTTCTGGTCGAACCGGATCACCCGGATGTAGGCGATCTTCCCGTCGGCGACCGTCTTGCTCGAGACGGAGTCCACCGTGATCGTGGCGCGGACGATCGGGATGTCCTCCTCGGTCCCGTCCTTGTGGCGCACGTGCAGGGTGACGGTCGTCCCCTCCGGGCCGCGGATCTTGACCGAGGCCTCGGACAGGGTGATCCCCTCGGTCGATTCCCCGTCGATCTCCAGGATCTGGTCGCCGGCGCGGACCCCGGCCTTCTCCGCCGGGGTGTCGGCGAGCGGGGCGATCACGGTGAGGACCCCGTCCTTGATCGTGATCTCGATCCCGACCCCGCTGAACTTCCCCTCCATGCTCTCCTCGAACTGCTCGTAATCCTGGGGATCCATGAACTCCGAGTACGGGTCGTCGAGCTGTTG is a window from the Candidatus Bipolaricaulota bacterium genome containing:
- a CDS encoding S41 family peptidase, which produces MNRSAFRRGLILGILLVLIAIALGGAQKSTDSLFSPLDQVYKYIKTYFYWPERIEDQKLLYGALKGMVQQLDDPYSEFMDPQDYEQFEESMEGKFSGVGIEITIKDGVLTVIAPLADTPAEKAGVRAGDQILEIDGESTEGITLSEASVKIRGPEGTTVTLHVRHKDGTEEDIPIVRATITVDSVSSKTVADGKIAYIRVIRFDQNVALELDKALLGFDLDHMDGIILDLRNNPGGLLRSAISVSSRFVDKGIILTVKDRVSGDESYWSTGNTIPNLPLAVLVNGGTASAAEITAGAIRDHEMGILIGEKTFGKGVIQRMINFPDGSALKITTGEYHTPSGRAVQGVGIEPDITLAEDEDPIEVATAWIEAHAGERMPIALGNQ